The region CCCAGGCCTGGGGATCCGGATCACCGTCGACTACATCACCCGCGAGCACGCCACGATGGCGCGGCAGGGATTCGCGCGTGAGCGCCTGGGCGTCGGCGACTACCCCGACGAGGGGACCGGCTGGGCGGTCATCCCACAGTCCGCCTGGGAGCCGCTCGCCGACCCGGCCTCGCGGCCGGAGGGCACGGTCGCCTTCAGCGCGGACATCAACCCCGAGCGGACGCACGGCGCGATCGGGGTGGCCGGCCGCCGACCTGACGGGCTGCTGCACGCCGGCATCACGGTGAACGCCGACGGCGTCGTCGACCACCGGCCCGGCACCGGCTGGATGGTGGCCCGGCTCGTCGAGCTGAACACGAAGTGGTCGCCGTGCGCGGTCGTGATCGACCCGAACAGCCCGGCCGCGTCACTGATCCCCGACCTGGAGGCCGCCGGCGTCACGGTGGTGCAGCCGACCACCCGGGAGTACGCGCAGGGCTGCGGCCAGCTGTACGACGCCGTCGTCCCGCCGCCGGAGGCCGAGGGCTGGGAAGCCGGCCTGCGGCACCTCGGGCAGCAGTCGGTATCGGCCGCGCTGGCTGGCGCGGCGAAACGCGACCTCGGCGACGGCGCCTGGGCCTGGGCCCGCAAGGGCCTGGCCGTGGACATCAGCCCCCTGGTCGCCATCACTCTCGCCGCCTGGGGCCACGCGACCCGGGCCCGCGTCGAGACCGTCGAGCCGTTCGCGTTCTGGGACTAGGAGAGCCATGGCGACCTTGAACTCCGCGGTGGCGCGGATCGACGCCGAGGCCCGGCAACTCGATCCGGCCAAGGTGCTCCTCACGATCCTGATCGCGCCGCTGTTCCTGACGGGCTGGCTGGCCGGCAAGGCCTGGCTCGTGCTCGCGTGGATCTGGACCGCCGTGCTCGTCGGCTGGCGCGAGGCCCGGGCGCCGCGACCGCTGAAGGCGGCTGATGATGAGCAGTGAGATGGAGGCCCTGCGGCGCGTCGAGGGGGCGGCCGTCGTGCGGCCGGGCGACACGCTCGTCCTGTGCCTCGGCAAGGACGTCACGCCGGAGCAGTTCGCGCGGTTCTGCGACGGCGCGGGCCCTGCGCTAAAGGAGCGGATACCCGGCGTCGAGGTGCTCCTGGTCGGCGGGGTAGAGCAGATGCTCGTGTACCGGCCCGGCGAGGCTGAGGACGGCCCGGGCTGATGGGCCTCCTCGAACGCGTGGCCGGCGCGCACGCCCAACGCACCCTGGTCCACGGTCAGAAGGGCTGGAGCGAGCCGAATGTCTGGGACCTCGACGCCCTGCGCTTCCCCCTGTTCGGCTCCTCCTCGCTCAGGGCCGAGCGCGAGGACATCGAGCACGACTTCGAGGGCTACGTCAGCAGCATCTACAAGGCGAACGGGCCGATCTTCGCTCTGATGACCGTCCGCCAGCTGGTCTTCAGCGAGGCGCGGTTCATGTTCCGCCGACGCCGCGACGGCCGCCCGGGCGACCTGCACGCGACCGACGCTCTGCAGCTGCTGGAACGACCGTGGACGAACGGCACGACCGGCGACCTGCTGTCCCGGCTGATCCAGGATGCCGACCTCGCCGGCAACGCCTACATCGCGAAGCTGAACGGCCGGCTACGGAGGCTGCGGCCGGACTGGGTCACCATCGTCATGCACTCGGCGTCCGACCCGGAGCTCTACGGCGACGCGCTCGACGCGGAGCTGCTCGGCTACTGGTACTCCCCGCGCCGGGCCGGCGCGGGCCAGGAAACCTTCCTCCTGCCGGACCAGGTCGCGCACTTCGCGCCGATCCCCGACCCGGCCGCGCACTGGCGCGGCATGTCCTGGCTGACGCCGGTGCTGCGGGAGATCAGCGCTGACCTGGCAGCCACGAAGCACAAGCTGTCGCAGTTCCGCAACGGGGCGACACCCACGATGGTCGTCCGGCTCGACGCCAGCGTGACGCCCGACATGTTCCAACGGTTCAAGGCCGTGATGGACGACCAGCACAAGGGCGTCGACAACGCCGGCAAGACCCTCTACCTGGGTGGCGGGGCCGACGTGACACCCCTGACGTTCGACCTGCAGCGGCTCGACTTCAAGGCCGTCCAAGGTGCCGGGGAGTCCCGCCTGGCCGCCGCGGCCGGCGTGCCGCCCATCATCGTCGGGTTCAGCGAGGGATTGTCGGGATCTTCGCTGAACGCCGGGAACTACGGGGCGGCCAAGAGAAGGTTCGTCGACGCGACGATGCGCCCGCTATGGCGCAACATCGCCGGGTCGCTGACCCCGCTGGTGCCGGTGCCCGCGGACTCGGAGCTGTGGTGGGACGACCGCGACATCGCGTTCCTGCGCGAGGACGCCCGCGACCGGGCCGACATCGAACACACAAAGGCCTCGACGATCCGCCAGCTCGTCGACGCGGGCTACAGGCCGGACAGCGTCGTCGCGGCGGTGGAGGCCGAGGACATGACCCTGCTTGAACACTCCGGCCTCTACTCAGTCCAGCTACAGCCGCCCGGCAGCCGCCAGGGCGCGCCCACCGACGAGCCGCCCGGAGGAGGGCAGTGATGGACACGAAAGGCCTGTGCCGCGTCGAGGTCAAGGACGAGGACAAGGGCTTGGTCACGGCCG is a window of Microbispora sp. NBC_01189 DNA encoding:
- a CDS encoding phage portal protein, which codes for MGLLERVAGAHAQRTLVHGQKGWSEPNVWDLDALRFPLFGSSSLRAEREDIEHDFEGYVSSIYKANGPIFALMTVRQLVFSEARFMFRRRRDGRPGDLHATDALQLLERPWTNGTTGDLLSRLIQDADLAGNAYIAKLNGRLRRLRPDWVTIVMHSASDPELYGDALDAELLGYWYSPRRAGAGQETFLLPDQVAHFAPIPDPAAHWRGMSWLTPVLREISADLAATKHKLSQFRNGATPTMVVRLDASVTPDMFQRFKAVMDDQHKGVDNAGKTLYLGGGADVTPLTFDLQRLDFKAVQGAGESRLAAAAGVPPIIVGFSEGLSGSSLNAGNYGAAKRRFVDATMRPLWRNIAGSLTPLVPVPADSELWWDDRDIAFLREDARDRADIEHTKASTIRQLVDAGYRPDSVVAAVEAEDMTLLEHSGLYSVQLQPPGSRQGAPTDEPPGGGQ